A window of Streptomyces sp. SAI-127 contains these coding sequences:
- a CDS encoding ThuA domain-containing protein: MAGPAGRLDAVLVCGGRWHDFDHARLRLLEMLGDHPRVRTRVYQDYDCLPALEQADLLVTYTCDVRPRPAQRDALARFTARGGRWLALHGTNSVIEAPAPGGPRMFSTPRVLGQLAEVLGSQFLAHPPIEPYEVRVTRPDHPLVAGIEPFTVTDELYVCELHGDLEVLLHAEYTGPCRGFEEGDTAALDGAPRPVLYLKRHGLGEVCYFTLGHCRGRYDMQDLGVDDTRRVDRGPWETPEFLTVLGRCLERAVGAERAVTEPASA, encoded by the coding sequence GCTGCTGGAGATGCTGGGCGACCATCCCCGGGTCCGCACCAGGGTCTACCAGGACTACGACTGCCTCCCCGCGCTGGAGCAGGCGGATCTGCTGGTCACCTACACCTGCGATGTGCGTCCCCGCCCGGCGCAGCGGGACGCGCTGGCACGCTTCACCGCGCGGGGCGGGCGCTGGCTCGCCCTGCACGGCACCAACTCGGTGATCGAGGCGCCCGCTCCCGGCGGACCCCGGATGTTCTCCACCCCCCGGGTGCTCGGGCAGCTGGCCGAGGTGCTCGGCAGCCAGTTCCTGGCGCACCCGCCCATCGAGCCGTACGAGGTGCGCGTGACCCGGCCCGACCATCCGCTGGTCGCCGGGATCGAGCCGTTCACCGTCACCGACGAGCTGTACGTGTGCGAGCTGCACGGGGACCTGGAAGTGCTGCTGCACGCCGAGTACACCGGGCCGTGCCGCGGCTTCGAGGAGGGCGACACGGCGGCGCTGGACGGCGCGCCCCGTCCCGTCCTCTATCTGAAACGGCACGGTCTCGGCGAGGTCTGCTACTTCACGCTCGGCCACTGCCGGGGCCGGTACGACATGCAGGACCTCGGCGTGGACGACACCCGGCGCGTGGACCGGGGGCCCTGGGAGACACCGGAGTTCCTGACGGTGCTCGGGCGGTGTCTGGAGCGGGCGGTGGGCGCGGAGCGTGCGGTCACCGAACCGGCGTCGGCCTGA